DNA sequence from the Arthrobacter jinronghuae genome:
GGTTTCCTTGACCCAGAGCTGCATTTTCAGCAGTTCGATCTGGAGCCGGCGTTTCTGCCGGTCATAGGTGCGCCGGCTGAGCTTGGTGTCGTAGGGGTAGTTCTGGCGCCAGGCCTCGTCGTCGACCTTGATCTTGAGCTTTTTGCCCTTCGTTTTCAGTTCCTGCAGCTCGTCGAGTTCCTGGGCATAGTCTTCCGCGACCGCCACGCGCTGGCCGTCCAGGCTTTGCTCATCCGCCGCAAGTCCGTTGGCTGACGGCCGCCGGGCGGAAACTTCCTTGGTGCCGTTCTTATTGGTTGCCATGACATCTCCTGCCGGAGGTTTGGAACGGGATTCCGGTTGGCTTACGAACCTACTTGGATGCAGCGGGGGAGGGAAGAGGTTTCCGGTTGCCGGGCACCGCCGCTCATGGGGTGCAGGAAGGGAGGCCCGGAAACCCGGACCTCCCTTTCATCGTGCCAGCCGGCGTAGTGCCGTCAGCGGCCGGAGTCGTAGCGATTCATGAAGGCAGCCATTGCGTCCCGGTTTACCGGTTGGGAGGGACGGTACGGCCCGGAGACCCGTCTGTTGACGCGCGTCCAAACTATAACGGATGTCTGAAAAACCCTCCTATCCGCGGCCTGCTGCGCCACGGACCGATTCAGTGGGGGTATTGGACAATCCGGCGCGCCTGAGCGGGAGGCGGCGTCGTGCCGCCGATAATGGATCGCGATGACTTCACTACGCACTAAAGCTCTGTCCCTCGTTGCCCTGCTCGCCCTAGGCCTAGTCGGCTGCACCCCCGTTATCGATGACGGTTCCGATCCAGCCCCGTCCTCCGCGACCCAGCCTGCGACTGGGTCCGCCGAACCAGCGGACCGGTCCGCCCCTGCTGAACCCGCCGCACCTGCCGAGCCCGCCGCAGCCGGGACCGCGCTGGACCAGCTGGCAGGCATCCCGATCAAGGGCCGCGCCCCGAAGACCGGGTACGACCGCGAGCAGTTCGGGCCGGCCTGGGCCGATACGGACCACAACGGCTGCGACACCCGCAACGACATCCTCGCCCGCGACCTCGTGGACATTGTGTACAAGGACGGAACGCAGGAATGCGTGGTTGCCTCGGGCACGTTCCTGGATCCCTACACGGGAACCACTATTGCGTTTGTCCGCGGCAACACCACCAGCACCGCGGTCCAGATCGACCATGTGGTGGCCCTGTCCGATGCCTGGCAGAAGGGGGCGCAGCAGCTGTCCGCCGAAGAGCGCCGGCAATTCGCCAATGATCCGCTGAACCTCATGGCGGCAGACGGCCCCGCGAACGGTGCGAAGTCCGACGGCGACGCCGCCACCTGGCTGCCGGCCAACAAGGCCTTCCGCTGCGAATACGTGGCCCGCCAGACCGCGGTCAAGGCCGAATACCGGCTGTGGATGACGCAGGCCGAGCACGATGCGATTGCTGCCGTCCTGTCCGGCTGCCCGGATGAACCGGTTCCCGCGCGGGACGGCTCGGTGCCTGCCGCAGTGGCTGCTGCTGCCGGTGCCGGGCAGCCAGCCGAGGCAGCGCAGCCCGCACCCGCCGTCGAGCCCGCACCTGCCGCTCCGGCGGCGGAACCCGCTCCCGCTGCACCCGCCGGAACCGTCTATGCCAACTGCACTGCCGTCAAGGCCGCGGGAGTGGCACCGATCCGTCCGGGAGATGCCGGCTGGGATCCCAAGTTCGACGGGGACGGCGACGGCGTGGGCTGCACGTCCTAGCGGTTGACCCACCAGCAGGCTCCGGATCCGCACCACTAGCGGAAACGGGGCCTGCTGCCGTTGCAGGGCCTACCGCTCCTCCGCGAGGGTCAGCGCGGCAGTAATCAGCGCCAGATGGGACAGTCCCTGCGGGAAGTTGCCGAGGAAGGAGTGATCCTCGGCGATCATCTCGGTGAACAGGCCGACGTCGTTTGCCAGCGGGACCAGTTCATCCATCAGTGCGGTGGCTTCCTCCCGCCGGCCCACGCGGTCCAGGGCCGCAGCCATCCAGAACGCGCAGGCCACAAAGGTCCCCTCTTCCTTCTCGGCGCCGCTGAACCGGTACAGCAGCGGCCCGCGGCCGAGTTCGCTGCGCAGGGCATCCAGGGTGGAGGACATGCGTTCGCCGCGGTCGAAGCCGCTGATGGCGTGCAGCAGGATGGAGGCGTCCAGCTGGTCCGTGCCGGGATACCAGACGTAGCTGCCCCGCTCCTCGGACCAGCAGTTGCTGGCCACCCAGTCGCGGATGCGTTCCTGTTCGGCGCGCCAGCGTTCCGGATTCCCCGGAATCTGCCCAAGGTCGGCCAGGTGCGACGCGCAGCTCAATGCGTGCCAGCAGCCAAGTTTGGAAGTGGTGTAGTGCCGCTCCTCGTCCAGCTCCCACATGCCCGAGTCTTTCCGCTGCCACACATCACAGGCCAGATCCGCGAGGTCTGCCAGATACCGGCCGGTTCCGGTGTCCAGGACATGCCCGGCGTCCACATACATCTGGACAATGTTGAACAGGTCGCCGAAGACGCCCATCTGGAGCTGCTGGGCGGCGTCGTTGCCGTTGACCACCGGCCCGATGCCGCGCCAGCCGGGCATGTCGAGGATTTCTGCGCCTTCGGCCCGGTCGCCGTTCAGCCGGGTGAAGACCTGCAGGTCCTCACCTTGCCGGCGCACGCTCTTGAGCATTCCCGACACCGCGGCGTGGACCTCCTCGCGCAGCCCGAAACGGATCATGGCGTGCAGGGTGTAGGCGGTATCCCGGACCCAGGCGTAGCGGTAGTCCCAGTTCTTGCCGCCGTCGAGGTTCTCGGGCAGCGACGTCGTGGCTGCAGCCGCAATGGCGCCGGTGGGGCTGTGGAGGAGCAGCTTCAGGGCCAGTGCGCTGCGTTCGACGGCGTCGGCCCACGGCCCGTCGTACTGGAACTCCCGGGACCAGGCCTGCCAGTTGGCGATGGTGCGGTCCACGCCGTCGTCGATAGTGTCCAGCTCCGGCAGCGGCAGCGGCTCTTCATGGGTGGTAATCAGGGCCAGCAGGTGCCGGGAACCTGCCCGGGCGGTGAACGTGCCGCTGATTCCGCGATCCGAAACCTCATGCGTGCCGGGGTCGGCATCGCGGGCGTCCGCGGCATCCTCCGTTCCCTCAAAGCCGATGCCGTGGCCGCGCACGGCCATGGTGGTGCCCTGCACCTGTAGGACGGGGCCGTGCACCGAACGCTGAACCCACGGTGAAGCGGTGTTGAAACTGCTGCCCGGGGTTACCGCCCAGCGCATCGGAACCTCGCCGTCGAGTCCCTCAATCCGCCGCGCCAGTTCGCCCCACGGAAGCCTTCCCGCCACCCCTGTGTTCAGCGAGTCCGTGACCCGGACACGTCCGGTCCCGGTGGAAAACGTAGTGGCCAGGACGTTGGTGCCTTCCACGTACGCCCGCTCGACGGTGAAGTCCGCGACGGGACGCAGTTCAATCTGTCCGCCGTGCGCTGCGTCGAGCAGGCGCGCAAAGGCGGGCGTTGAATCCAGGTCCGGGGTGGGGTACCAGTCGATCGATCCATCCAGTGCAACGAGTGCCACCGTCCGGCCATCGCCTATCGCACCGTAGGAACGCAGGTCTACGTAGCCGTCGCGGCGGTCGGGGGAGGGCAGGCTCATGCAGGACTCCTAGGGTCGAGGGTTCACCAATGACGGGGAAGGGGTGCGGTTTCCAGCGCGGGGTCGAAGATCCACGGCTCCAGCGGGATTCGAGCGGGATCGAATCCGGCCAGGGCGTCGCTGAGGTTTCCGGGCAGGCCCAGCGACCCGAGGATCAGGGTCCGGACCGCGTCTGCGTCCAGTCCCGCAGCGGCGAGGTCGGGGAGGGTGACGGCGCCGTCGCGCTTGGCCAGCCGCTGGCCCGCGGTGTTCAGCGCCAGCGGAACATGGGCGTAGCTGACCGGAGGCAACCCGAGGAGGGAACCGAGGTACGCCTGGCGGGGTGCCGAGCTGAGCAGGTCATCCCCGCGCACTACCTGGTCAATGCCCTGCAGCGCATCGTCGAGGACCACCGCAAGGTTGTAGGAGGGGACGCCGTCATTGCGCAGCAGCACCAGGTCATCCACCGCCGAGGTGTAGCTGCCGTGCAGCTCATCGGTCACGGTGAACTCGTTTACCTCCGACCGCAGCCGCAGAGCGGCGGGACGTTCCCGCCGTCGTCGGGCGCGCTGCTCTTCGGTGAGATGGCGGCAGGTGCCGGGGTAGGCTCCGGGCGGCGCGTGCGGGGCCGACGCCGCTTCCGCCACCTCGCGCCGGGTGCAGAAGCATTCATAAACGAGTCCGGCACGGCGCAGCCCGGCGATCGCGTCCAGATAGATTTCGGTGCGTTCGGTCTGCCGGATGATCTCGCCGTCCCAGTCCAGGCCGACGGCGGTAAGGTCGCGCAGCTGGGCCGCTTCGGCACCGGATCGCACCCGGTCGAGGTCCTCCATCCGCAGCAGGAACCGGCGGCCGGTGCTGCGGGCAAAGAGCCAGGCCAGCAGGGCGGTGCGCAGGTTTCCCACATGCAGCTCTCCAGTGGGACTGGGAGCGAAGCGGCCGGCGGCGGAGGAAATAGGCACAGCTTCAGTCTATTCCGGTGCAGTGTAGCCCGGCGCCTCGGCCCAGCCGCAGGGGACCGGACGGAAGTTTTGTGATGCGGCTTCCGGAGGCCGCAGATGGTCCCCGGTGTTCCGGACCGAAGGTGTCCGCAAGGCTGTGGCGTGCGTGCGGGAGCGGTGCCTAGCGTTGCAGGTATGGGACTCATGGAGCTCGAACTTGCCCGGCT
Encoded proteins:
- a CDS encoding GmrSD restriction endonuclease domain-containing protein; the protein is MTSLRTKALSLVALLALGLVGCTPVIDDGSDPAPSSATQPATGSAEPADRSAPAEPAAPAEPAAAGTALDQLAGIPIKGRAPKTGYDREQFGPAWADTDHNGCDTRNDILARDLVDIVYKDGTQECVVASGTFLDPYTGTTIAFVRGNTTSTAVQIDHVVALSDAWQKGAQQLSAEERRQFANDPLNLMAADGPANGAKSDGDAATWLPANKAFRCEYVARQTAVKAEYRLWMTQAEHDAIAAVLSGCPDEPVPARDGSVPAAVAAAAGAGQPAEAAQPAPAVEPAPAAPAAEPAPAAPAGTVYANCTAVKAAGVAPIRPGDAGWDPKFDGDGDGVGCTS
- a CDS encoding glycoside hydrolase family 15 protein, which encodes MSLPSPDRRDGYVDLRSYGAIGDGRTVALVALDGSIDWYPTPDLDSTPAFARLLDAAHGGQIELRPVADFTVERAYVEGTNVLATTFSTGTGRVRVTDSLNTGVAGRLPWGELARRIEGLDGEVPMRWAVTPGSSFNTASPWVQRSVHGPVLQVQGTTMAVRGHGIGFEGTEDAADARDADPGTHEVSDRGISGTFTARAGSRHLLALITTHEEPLPLPELDTIDDGVDRTIANWQAWSREFQYDGPWADAVERSALALKLLLHSPTGAIAAAATTSLPENLDGGKNWDYRYAWVRDTAYTLHAMIRFGLREEVHAAVSGMLKSVRRQGEDLQVFTRLNGDRAEGAEILDMPGWRGIGPVVNGNDAAQQLQMGVFGDLFNIVQMYVDAGHVLDTGTGRYLADLADLACDVWQRKDSGMWELDEERHYTTSKLGCWHALSCASHLADLGQIPGNPERWRAEQERIRDWVASNCWSEERGSYVWYPGTDQLDASILLHAISGFDRGERMSSTLDALRSELGRGPLLYRFSGAEKEEGTFVACAFWMAAALDRVGRREEATALMDELVPLANDVGLFTEMIAEDHSFLGNFPQGLSHLALITAALTLAEER
- the gluQRS gene encoding tRNA glutamyl-Q(34) synthetase GluQRS — encoded protein: MPISSAAGRFAPSPTGELHVGNLRTALLAWLFARSTGRRFLLRMEDLDRVRSGAEAAQLRDLTAVGLDWDGEIIRQTERTEIYLDAIAGLRRAGLVYECFCTRREVAEAASAPHAPPGAYPGTCRHLTEEQRARRRRERPAALRLRSEVNEFTVTDELHGSYTSAVDDLVLLRNDGVPSYNLAVVLDDALQGIDQVVRGDDLLSSAPRQAYLGSLLGLPPVSYAHVPLALNTAGQRLAKRDGAVTLPDLAAAGLDADAVRTLILGSLGLPGNLSDALAGFDPARIPLEPWIFDPALETAPLPRHW